A stretch of DNA from Mycobacterium senriense:
GACCATGTGGGCGAACGCCTGCGAGCTGGTGGCCTGGGTGTACATCACGATCCAGGACGCCCGGTTGGCGTCGATGTAGCGCATGAACGACGCAATGGTGTTGCGCAGCATGTCATTGGGGCTCTGCTGGAAATCCACGTCGGCGCGCACCTCGTCGATGAACCGGGCCATCTCCCGGTTCAGGCAGGCGCCGAACAGGTCCTCCTTGGAGCCGTAGTACAGGTACAGCATCGGCTTGGAGATCTGCGCCTCGGCGGCGATCGCGTCCATCGAGGTCTCGTGGTAGCCGTTGACGGAGAACATCTGGACGGCGGCGTCGAGCATCTGCTGCTCGCGGACGGCACGCGGTAACCGCTTGGTACCACCCGCCATCGCTTGCCTCTCCAGCCGTCAATCTGACTCAAGAGTAAGCAATCTGCTTCTGCCGCACACCCGCTAGTGGCCGCAGCTGGGGCTGGGGCCCTTCATCGTCGCCACCCGCACCAGCGATTCGTCGACCTGCTTGGCCGGCAGGTCGCCGGACGCCACCGCCTGTTGCAACCGGTCCAAGACCGCCGGCACCTCGTCGGTGGTGACCCACAGCGCGACGTCCACGCCGGCCCGGAGGCTGCGTAGCACCGCCTCCGACACCCCGTACCGGTCGGAGATGGCGGCCATGCTGGACAGGTCGTCGCTGAATACCGGCCCGGTGAACGGCGGCCCCTTGTAGCCGACCCCGTTGCGCAGCAGCTGCACCGCCTCGGGGCTCAGGCTGGCCGGGGCGTCGCCGGTGAGGCCGGGGACCTGCAGGTGGCCCACCATGACCCCGACCGGCGGCGAAGCCACCAGGGTCCGGTAGGGCACCAGATCGTTGTTCTGCAGATCGTCCAGCGGCGGCGTGACGACGCCCCCGGTGTGCGAATCGCCCGAGCCGTGCCCGTGGCCGGGGAAGTGCTTGAGCACCGGCAGCAGCCCGGCGTCGCGCAGCCCCTGCGCATAGGCACCGGCGTAATCGGTGACCTTGGCCGGATCCGCGCTGAACGAACGGTTGCCGATCACCGCGTCGTCGGGCTCGTCGCTGACGTCGACCACGGGCGCGAAGTCGACGGTGATGCCCAGGTCACGCATCTTCTTGCCGCGGTCGGCGGCCAGGTCATGCACCTGCTGGACGGTTTGCGTCTGCGCCAGCTCGCGGGGCGACGGCGAGGTCCCGATCAACGACTTCAGCCGCGAGACACGGCCGCCCTCTTCATCGACGCTGACCGCCAGCGGCAGCGGGCCCGCCTTGGCCGCGATCTCGGCCAGCGGCCCCTTGAAGATCGACAGGTCCGTCCAGCTGCCGATGAAGATGCCGCCCACGTGGTAGCCGTTGACGACGGCGCGGGCGTCGTCGGCGTTCTTCACGCCCACCATCAGCAGTTGCGCGAGCTTGTCGCGGATGCCCAACGTCGCCGGAACCGCCGACGGGTCGGCACACACCGGCGGCGCCGGAGCGGCCACCGGCTTGCTCGACGTCTTCGTCGACGTGTGGGATGGGTGCGCGGCATGCTGGCCGCAACCGGCCACCAGCATCGACGCGGCTGCGAGCACGGCCATGGTGCGCGAAAATGCCATCGGGCCATGCTTTCACGGCGGGCGTTTCGTGCCCGGCTCCAGGGGGCATCAACGGTACGTTGCTGATCAGGGGGTCGGGGTGCTCGAGACGCCCATTGACTGGCAGGGAGGAGCCAGCAATTAACGGTTTCTCGGTGGCCGCCGCGGTTAGCGTCGCGGTGGGGTTGTCCGTCGGGGTGGCGACGACGGTCGGCATCACGCTCGCCGTGGCCGACCACAGGCCGGTGCAGGTGCCCAGCATGCAGCCCCCTGCGCTTCCGGCCGGTCCCTATCAGGTGGAATACGGCGACCGCTGCTTTCACGGGCACTGTCTGCACTGGTGACCAGGGCTCCCATTGGCCGGGGGCCCTTCTGCTAGGTTGGCGCTAGGTCGAAAGTCACGACCGCAAGCCGACACCCAGGAGCCTCGATGAACCGGATCGTTGCGCCCGCCGCAGCGAGCGTTGTGGTTGGTTTGTTGCTCGGCGCGGCCGCGATCTTCGGGATCACGCTGATGGTCCAGCAAGACACGAAGCCGCCACTCCCCGGGGGCGATCCGCAGTCGTCAGTGCTCAACCGGGTCGAGTACGGCAACCGTAGCTAGCCAGTCGCGAACGGGGACCGGAGCGCCGGTCTCATGCTCGACGGCTGGGCCGGTGTCGCGCCGGTGGTTGTGGTTGGTCGGTGCGATCGCGCTGACCCTGACATTCGCCCAATCCCCCGGACGGATCTCCCCCGACACCAAGCTTGACCTGACCGCGAACCCGCTGCGCTTTCTGGCCCGGGCGACCAATCTGTGGAACAGCGAGCTGCCGTTCGGGCAGGCACAGAACCAGGCTTACGGATACCTGTTTCCGCACGGCACCTTCTTTCTCCTCGGCCACGCGCTGGGCGTGCCCGGTTGGATGACCCAGCGGCTGTGGTGGGCGCTGCTGCTCACCGTCGGCTTCTGGGGTCTGTTGCGGGTCGCCGAGGCGCTGGGGATCGGCAGCCCGACGTCGCGGGTGATCGCCGCGGCCGCGTTCGCGCTGTCGCCGCGGGTGCTCACCACGCTCGGATCGATCTCGTCGGAAACATTGCCGATGATGTTGGCGCCGTGGGTGTTGCTGCCCACGATCCTCGCGCTGCGGGCCAGCGGCGGCCGATCCGTGCGAGCGCTGGCCGGGCAGGCGGGCCTGGCTATCGCGCTGATGGGCGCGGTGAATGCCATCGCGACCGCGGCCGGCTGCCTGCCGGCGGTGATCTGGTGGGCGTGCCACCGGCCGAACCGGTTGTGGTGGCGCTACACCGGGTGGTGGCTGGTGGCGCTGGTGCTGGCCACGCTGTGGTGGGTGGTGGCGCTGGTGATGCTGCGCGCCATCAGCCCTCCCTTCCTGGATTTCATCGAATCGTCCGGCGTCACAACGCAATGGTCCTCACTGGTCGAGATGTTGCGCGGCACCGACAGCTGGACCCCGTACGTGGCGCCGACCGCCACCGCGGGCGCTCCGCTGGTGACCGGGTCGGCGGCCGTGCTGGGTACCTGCCTGGTCGCGGCGGCCGGACTCGCGGGGCTGGCCCGCCGGGACATGCCGGCGCGCGGTCGGCTGGTGACGATGCTGCTGGTCGGGGTGGTGCTGATGGCCGCCGGATACAGCGGCGGGCTGGGCTCGCCGGTGGCGCACGCGGCGCAGGCCTTCCTGGACGCCGGCGGCGCCCCGCTGCGCAACGTGCACAAGCTGGGATCGGTGATCAGGATCCCGGTGGTGCTGGGCCTCGCGCAGCTGCTGGGCCGGATACCGCTGCCGGGCAGCGCACCAATGTTGGTGTGGCTACGCGCCTTTGCGCACCCCGAGCGTGACAAACGGCTCGCCACCGCGATCGTGGTGGTGACGGCGCTGTTGGTCAGCACGTCACTGGCGTGGACCGGCCGGCTGGCCCCGCCGGGAACCTTCACCGCGATCCCGCAGTACTGGCACGAGGCCGCCGACTGGCTCACCGAGCACAACACCGGGACACCGACGCCCGGGCGGGTGCTCGTGGTCCCGGGGGCGCCCTTCGCCACCCAGGTGTGGGGCACCAGCCACGATGAGCCGCTGCAAGTGCTGGGCGCCAGCCCGTGGGGGGTGCGCGATTCCATCCCGCTGACCCCGCCGCAGACCATCCGGGCGCTCGATTCGGTGCAGCGCTTGTTCGCCGCTGGCCGTCCCTCGGCCGGGTTGGCCGATACCCTTGCCCGCCAAGGCATTTCCTATGTGGCGCTGCGCAACGACCTGGATCCCGACACGTCGCGCTCGGCGCGCCCGATCCTGGTGCATCGCGCCATCGACGGGTCACCCGGACTGCGCAAGGTCGCGCAGTTCGGCGCGCCGGTGGGGCCCGGCACGCTCGCGGGTTTCGTCGCCGACAGCGGGCTGCGGCCGCGATATCCGGCGGTCGAGATTTTCCGGGTCGGCGACGACAGTGACCCCGCCACACCGTATTTCGTGGACACCGACCGGCTGGCCCGGGTCGACGGCGGCCCCGAGGCGCTGCTGCGTCTTGACGAGCGCCGACGGCTGCAGGGCCAGGCGCCGCTGGGTCCGGCGCTGCTGACCGCCGACGCGCGCGGCGCCGGGCTGCCGGGGGACGCCGGGGTGACCATCACCGACACCCCGGTGGCCCGTGAGACGGATTATGGCCGGGTAGACCAACATTCGTCGGCGATCAGGGCCCCCGGCGATGCGCGGCACACCTACAACCGGGTGCCCGACTATCCCGTCCCCGGCGCCGACCCGGTGACCGGCGCCTGGACCGGCGGCCGGATCACGGTATCGAGCTCGTCGTCGGATTCCACCGCGATGCCCGACGTCGCACCGGCGAACTCGCCGGCCGCCGCGATCGACGGCGACTCCGCGACCGCCTGGGTGTCCAACTCGCTGCAGGCCGCCGTCGGTCAATGGATGCGGATCGATTTCGACCATCCGGTGACCAACGCGGCGATCACGTTGACGCCCAGCGCCACCGCCGTCGGCGCCCAGGTGCGCCGCATCCTGATCGAAACCGCCACCGGCAGCACCACTTTGCGTTTCGACGAGCCGGGCAAGCCGCTTGCCGCGGCGCTCCCCTACGGCGAAACCCCGTGGGTGCGGATCACCGCCGCGGGCACCGACGACCGATCCGCCGGCGTGCAGTTCGGCATCACCGACCTGTCCATCACCCAGTACGACGCCTCCGGATTCGCCCACCAGGTCGACCTGCGGCACACCGTGCGGGTGCCCGGGCCGCCGCCGGGTTCGCCGATCGCCGGGTGGGACCTCGGCTCGGAGCTGCTGGGCAGACCGGGTTGCGCCGCCGCGCCCGACGGTGTGCGCTGCGCGCCGTCGATGGCCCTGGCACCGGAGGAACCGGTCAACTTCAGCCGGACGCTGACCGTGCCGGCGCCGATGTCGGTGACCCCGACGGTGTGGGTGCGCCCGCGCCAGGGGCCCAAGCTGGCCGACCTGATCGCCGAGCCGAATACCGCTGTCGCCCACGGCGATTCAGATACGGTCGATGTCCTGGGCTCGGCGTACGCCGCCGCCGACGGCGACCCGGCCACCGCGTGGACGGCGCCGCAGCGGGTGGTGCAGCATAAAACCCCGCCGACCCTGACGCTCAGGCTGCCCCGCCCCACCGAGGTCACCGGGGTGCGGCTGGCGCCGAGCCGGTCGACGTTGCCCGCGCACCCGACGATGGTGGCCGTCAACCTGGGCGATGGCCCGCAAGCCGCCGCGCTGAAACCCGACATCACGCAGACGGTGCCGCTGAAAGCCCGGGTGACCGACACCGTAACCATCAGCCTGCTCAATTGGCAGGACGTCATCGACCGCAACGCTTTGGGTTTCGACCAGCTCAAGCCGCCCGGGCTGGCCGAGGTCACGGCGCTGGGCGTCGACGGCAACCCGATCGCGCCCGCCGACGCGGCCCGCAACCGCACCCGGGAGATCAGCATCGGCTGCGACCGCGGACCCGTCGTCGCGGTCGCGGGCCGGTTCATGCACACCGCCATCCACACCACCGTGGGGGCGATCCTGGATGACGCTCCCGTCGCCGCCGTGCCCTGCGAACGCGACCCGATCGAGTTGCCCGCCGGCCAACAGGAGCTGCTAATCAGTCCCGGCGCACAATTCGTGGTGGACGGAGCCGAACTGACGGTGCCGGCCGTCACCGAAGTCGCACGGCCGCTGCGTGTTTCGTCCTGGCGGGCCTGGGGTTCGGATCGCCGCGAAGTGCAGGCGCCCGCCTCGTCGACCTCGCGGGTGCTGGTCATCCCGGAAAGCATCAACCCGGGCTGGGTGGCACGCTCCGGCGCCGGCGCCCGCTTGACGCCGATCGCCGTCAACGGATGGCAGCAGGGCTGGTTGGTGCCCGCGGGCGACCCGGGCACCATCACGCTGACATTCGCCTCCAACTCGCTCTACCGCGCCGGCCTGGCGGTCGGACTGGCGTTGCTGCCGCTGCTGGCGATGCTCGCGCTCTGGCGCACCCGAAGAAAGGAGGACGGCGACGCGCCCGCGCGGCCATGGCGGCCCGGCCCTTGGGCGGCCGTCCCCGCGCTGGCCGCCGCGGGGGTGATCGCCGGCCTGGGCGGTGTCGCGGTGATGGGCGCAGCACTGGGACTGCGGTATGCGCTGCGCCAGGGGCACTGGGAACGCCTCAGCGTGCTGGGCAGCGCCGGCGGTCTGATCCTGGCCGGCGCGGTGCTGTCACGACAGCCGTGGCGTTCGGCCGACGGCTACGCCGGCCATTCCGCCGGTGTTCAGCTGCTGGCGCTGATTTCGCTTGCGGTGCTTGCCGCTTCGGTGGTTGCGCTCCCCGAACGTGCGCGGGGAGCGCGCGACGAATAGTTCGCCAGCCTATTGGCTACCCGTTTACCGGCTGATTGACTGGATACGCGGGTTGGCGTAACCGTCACCAACCGAGGAGTTAGCGCGATGGACTGGTTTTCCGCACCCGAATATTGGGTGGGCAGACTGGTGCTCGAGCGCGGCACCGCGGCGATTTACCTGCTCGGCTTCGTTGCCGCCGCGGTCCAGTTCCGCGCGCTCATCGGCGAGCGCGGCATCCTGCCCATCCCGCAGTTCTTGGCGAGGCAATCCTTTTGGCGCACGCCGAGCCTGTTTCACCTGCGTTATTCGGATCGGCTGTTTGCGGCCGTCTCCTGGTTCGGTGCGGCGCTGTCGGCGGCGATCATCGCCGGGGCCGCCGACGCGGTGCCGTTGGGGGCCGCGATGGCGATGTGGCTGATGCTGTGGATGCTCTACCTGTCGATCGTCAACGTCGGGCAGACCTGGTACTCCTTCGGCTGGGAGTCGTTGCTGCTGGAGACCGGGTTCCTGATGATCTTCCTGGGCAATCACGACGTGGCGCCGCCAGTGCTGACCCTCTGGATGGTCCGCCTGCTGTTGTTCCGGGTCGAGTTCGGTGCCGGACTGATCAAGATGCGCGGCGACCCGTGCTGGCGCGACCTGACGTGTTTGTACTACCACCACGAGACGCAACCCATGCCGGGGCCGTTGAGCTGGTTCTTCCACCACCTGCCCAAGCCCCTGCACCGGATTGAGGTGGCGGGCAACCATTTCGCGCAGCTGATCGTGCCGTTCGGATTGTTCGCGCCGCAGCCGGTGGCCAGCGTGGCCGCGGCGATCATCGTGATCACCCAATTGTGGCTGGTCGCCTCGGGCAATTTCGCGTGGCTCAATTGGGTGACGATCGTGTTGGCGTTCAGCGCCATCGACGACGCGTCGTTCGCGCTGGTTGTGCCCAAGGGCTTCGTCCCGGCGCACGCGGGCCTGGCGCCCACACCGCTGTGGTTCGTCGGGCTGGTGGCCGCCGTCACGGCCGCGGTGCTGTTCATGAGCTACTGGCCGCTGGCCAACATGTTGTCCTCGCGTCAGCGAATGAACATGTCGTTCAACTCATTTCATTTGGTGAACACCTACGGCGCATTCGGCAGCATCGGGCGGATCCGGCGGGAGGTGGTGATCGAAGGCACCGACGAGGAGCAGATCACCCGCGAAACACACTGGCGGGAATACGAGTTCAAGGGCAAGCCCGGCGATGTTTGCCGGCTGCCCCGCCAGTGGGCGCCGTACCACCTTCGCCTGGACTGGCTGATGTGGTTCGCCGCGATCTCGCCGGGGTACGCGCAGCCGTGGCTGAGGCCGTTCCTGCAACGGCTGCTGGAGAACGATCGGCCGACCCTGCGGTTGTTGCGCCACAACCCGTTTCCCGATTCACCACCCCGGTACGTGCGGGCACAGCTCTACCAGTACCGCTTCACCACACCGGCCGAGCTCCGCCACGATCGGGCTTGGTGGCATCGCGCCCTGATCGGCGGTTACGTGCCACCGATGGCCCTGTCGACGACGACCAGCGCCAACTGAGTGCTGGGCGCGGGCCGCTACTTCTGGTAGGACAGCGCCCCGGTGCCCGCGAGCTTGCCGCCCTCGACGATCAGGTACTCGGGGCGGATGGGCTTGCCGGCGAACCAGCTCTCCAGGATTTCCCGGGTGCCGGCCGCATAACGCGCCTGGGCGGATAGCGTGGTGCCCGAAACATGCGGTGTCATAGCGTTATTCGGCATCGTCCGCCACGGATGGTCGGGCGGCGGCGGCTGCGGATACCACACGTCTCCGGCGTAGCCCGCGAGCTGACCGGACTTCAGGGCGGCCGCGATCGCCTCCGGCACCGTCTCCTCGGCGCGGGCCGTGTTGACGATGTAGGAGCCGCGGCGCATGGTCGCGATCAGCTGCTCGTTGAACATCCGGCGGGTGTCGTCGTACAGCGGCGAGTGGACGGACACCACGTCGACCGCCTGCACCAGCGACTCGACCGTGGGGTGAAACGTGACGTTGAGTTGTTTCTCGGCTTCCGGTGTCAGCCGGCGGGTGTCGGTGTAGTGCAGGTTGACGTCGAACGGCGCCAGCCGGCGCAGCACGGCACGCCCGATCCGGCCGGCCGCGATCAACCCGACGTCCATCCCCTCCAGGTCGTAGGCGCGCTGGGCGCAATCGGCGATGTTCCAGCCGCCTTCGGCCGCCCACCGGTGTGACGGCACGAAATTGCGCACCAGCGCCAGGATCTGCATCACCGTGTGCTCGGCGACGCTGATGCTGTTGCTGTACGTCACCTCGGCCACGGTGATCCCGCGCTGCTGGGCCGCGTCCAGGTCGACATGATCGGAGCCGATGCCCGCGGTCAGCGCCAGCTTGAGCCTGGGGGCGCGGGCGATGCGTTCCGCGGTCAGGTAGGCAGGCCAAAACGGCTGGGAGATCACGACTTCCGCGTCGGCCAGCTCACGCTCGAATTCCGAGTCGGGGCCGTACTTGTCCGACGTGACCACCAATTCGTGGCCCGCGTCTTCGAAGAACTGGCGCAGGCCCAGGGCACCCGAGACACAGCCGAGCAGCTCGCCGGGGGCGAAGTCGATCTTCGACGGGGTCGGCACGGTGCTGCCGTCGGGGTATCCCCGGATGGTCGGGATGCTGTCGCGCGCGTAGGTCGGTGGGTACCCGTCGACGGGGTCGGGATAGAGCACCATCACACACTTGGACATTCGAATTCTCCTTAAACCGGCGATCACGCCCAGTATCGGAGCGCGCCCGCCGCGGTGTCCAAGACAGGATTCCGACCGGTTGATAGGCGGCGCCGATCAGCGCGGCTAGGAGAGCTCGCCCAGCGTCGCGCCGATGCGGGCCTCGCGCGCGGTCCGTCGCAGCGCGCGCGCCAGCAACGAGCCGGGCTCCGCCCGGTTGGTCACCAGTGCTATCAACGCGGTCACCGACGGGCGCCGCAGCCGCAGCACGCTCACCCCGGCCGGCACGCCCAGGGTGTGGATCCACGGTTGCGGCACGATGCTCGCCCACCGGCCGGTGCGAACGTGCGCGAACAGCGCGGCCACGGAATCGGTTTCCAGCTGCGGGGTGACCTGCAGACCGTGGGTGGCCAACGCGTCGTCGATGACCCGGCGGCCCCGCATGCCCTGGGTCAGCAGGCACAGCGGCAACTGCACGGCGTCCGACCACGCCATCGTTTTCGCCTCGCCGCCAAGCAGTTCGGCGGCGGCGATGAGCACCGGCTGCTCGTGGTACAGCGGGGTGACCAGGAGATCGGCCGTGTCCTGTTGGTCCGGATACAAGATGCCCGCGTCCAATTCGAACTTGCGGACCCGCTCCACGATGCCGGCCGAGCGCAGGTTGACCTCGAGTTGAACGCGCACCAACGGATGCGCCGCACAGAACGGATCCGTAAGCAGCGCAACGGTGGTCGAGGCGGCCGGCACCACGCCGAGCCGCAGTTCGCCGGTCAGGCCGGCCCGCAGCGCAGTGACCTCCTGTTTGAGGGCGTCGCGGTCGGCCAGAATGCGCCGCGCCCACGGCACCAGCCGCTCACCCTCCGGGGTGAGACCCTCGAACTTCTGACCGCGCCGCACCAGCGGGACGTTGAGTTCGGATTCAAGCTTGCGGATGGCTTCCGACAGCGCCGGCTGCGACACGTAACAGGCGCTCGCGGCGCGCGCGAAGTGGCGCTCTTGAGCGAGCGCGACGAAGTACTCCAGCTGACGGAACAGCATGTGCCATTCGACCATGCCGCCGGCCGCTAGCGGGCACCCGTCTTGGTGACCGCAGCGGGTCAGCCATGGTTGGTGACGCCAGGCAGGATGCGAAGGAGGCGCACAGTGACGAAGCAATTCAAGCTCGGAGATCGCGTCAGATGGAACTCAGAAGCCGGCCAGGTCAGCCGGCGCCATCGTGAAAAAGCACACCCGCGACACCGAGTACCAAGGCCACAAACGGCATTGCACGAAGGACGACCCGCAATACGAGATCAAAAGCGACAAAACCGACCACATCGCGATGCACAAAGGCGACGCCTTGGAGAAGATCGACTAGAACGAGCGCGACACTGCCGGCGGGCAAAACGCGCCGGCAAGGACACATCAGGCCACGAGACGGGGCAGTAGCCGCGACGCACCAGGTCATCCGGCACGCGTGGCACGCCCGCGCTGCCGGGCGGAAGTGGTCGACCCACGGCGTCGCGCGGTCGGGCATTTCGCGGCCGACCCGATTCGTCGCGATCACGCTCCGCCAACGGTCAACTCCTGCGGCGACGAATGCGTCTACATCAAGGCCGGGGTGGGCGGCAGCCAGGCGCGGCTGGTCGACGGCCAATGGGTCCTGGACACGATGAACAACGTCACCTGCTCCGACGGCGCCTACGTCCTCTACGCCACCAACTCGCACTTGACGTGGGACCCGAATACCCTTGCGGGCACGGCAGAACACACGTATCTGATCCCGGCCTGCGGGCATCCGGCGGGCTACTCGTACACCGACCAGATACAGATCAAGCAGTCGTCCTGAGCCGGGCCGCCGGGCTCGGCCGTTACAGCGTTTCGTCCAGCTCGCCGAGGCGGTCGGTCAACCGCAGATTCTCGGAGTAGTCGACCGGGCAACTGATCAGCGAGACGCCGTCGTCGTCGAGCGCGGTCCGCAGCGTCGGCAGCAGCTCCTCGGCGCTGTTGATCCGATATCCCTTGGCGCCGAAGCTTTCCGCGTACTTGATGATGTCGGGGTTGCCGAACTTCACGTAGTGATGCTCGCCGAGCTCGAGGTCCATCTTCCATTCGATGAGGCCGTAACCGCCGTCCTCCCAGATCAGCACCACCAGCGGGATGCGCTCGCGCACGGCGGTCTCGATCTCCTGCGAGTTCATCAGGAACGCGCCGTCGCCGACGACGGCCAGCACCTTGCAATCCGGCTGCGCCAACTTGACACCCAGCGCCCCAGGCAGGGCAAAACTCATGGTGGACAACCCGTTTGAGATCAGGCAGGTGTTCCGCTCGTACGTCGGGTAGAGCCGGGCCATCCACATCTTGGTGGCGCCGGTGTCGACCAGCACGATGTCACTGCGGCCCAGGGCGGCGCGGGTGTCGGCGACCACCCGCGCCGGCGCCAGCGGATAGCGCGAATCCTCTTGACCCCGTGCGAATTCCTCGGCCAACAGGCCCGAGCCGGGCACTTCGGCGGCGTGATTGAAGGTGTGGCCGGACAGCGCGTCGGTCAGGGCGTTCAGCGAATCGCTGATGTCACCGATGATCCCCACGTCTACCGAGTAGTGCGCGTCGACCTCCGCCGGGAACCGGTGAATATGGATGATCTTCTTGTCGGCCTGCGGGTTGATCCGCACCGGGTCGAACTCCTGCAACTCGTAGCCGACGGCGATGACGGCGTCGGCGTTGTCGAACCCGAAGTTGACGTAGTCGTGCCGCATGAAGCCCAGCGTGCCGATGCTGTTGGGGTGGTCGTCGGGCATGACGCCCTTGCCGTGGAAGGTGTTGGCCACCTGGATGCCGAACTCTTCGGAGAAGCGCACCAGGGCTTTGGTGGCGTCGGCGCGCGCGGCGCCATGCCCGGCCAGCACCACCGGGCGCTTCGCGCCGCGCAGGACGTCGACGGCGCGCGCCACCTGGCGGGGGGCCGGGGCGTCGGGGCGGACGACGTTGCGCGGCAACGGTCGCAGGTCGTAGTCGGCCTCGTCGGCGTCGATGTGCTCGGGCACCGCAAGGTAGACCGCGGCCGGGCGTTCCGCCTCGGAGACTTTGAACGCCTTGCGCACCATCTCGGGGATGGCGCGCGCGGTCGGGATGCCCGCCGCCCACCGGGTGATCGGGGCGAACATCGACACCAGGTCGACGTACTGGTGGGACTCCTTGAACTCCCGGTCGTGACCCACCTGCGCGGAGATGGCGACCAGCGGGGTGCTGTTGGTGGTGGCGTCGGCCACCCCGAGCTGCATGTTGATCGCGCCGGGCCCCAGCGTCGCCGACACCACCGCCGCGCGCCCGGTGACCCTGCCGTACATCTCGGCCATGAAGGAGGCGGCCTGCTCGTGCCGGGTCAGCACGTAGCGGATGTGTGATGCCGCCAGCGCCTGCACGAACCGGATGTTCTCCTCGCCGGGCACCCCGAATACGACGGAAACACCCTCGTTTTCCAGGCACTTGACGATCAGCTCAGCGGCTTTGCTCATCCGACACCTCCCTTAGGGGAACGATAGTGGCAGGCTAGGTGTTGGACTTGCAGCCACTAAGCAACACGAACCCGATGAAGGAGGGCCGACGTGCCCATCGCCACCATTAATCCGGCTACCGGCGAGACAGTGAAGACCTTCACCCCGGCCACCGACCAAGAAGTCGACGCCGCGATTGCCCGTGCCTACGAACGCTTCCTCGACTACCGCCACAACACCACGTTTGCCCAGCGCGCCCAGTGGGCAAACGCGACCGCCGACCTGCTGGAGGCGGAGGCCGACGATGTCGCCGCCATGATGACGCAGGAGATGGGCAAGACGCTGAAGTCCGCCAAGGCGGAAACGCTTAAGTGCGCCAAGGGTTTTCGTTACTACGCTGAAAACGCCGAGCGGCTGCTGGCCGACGAGCCGGCCGACGCCGAGGCGGTGGGCGCGAAGAAGGCCTACACCCGGTATCAACCGCTGGGCGTGGTGCTGGCCGTAATGCCGTGGAACTTCCCGCTGTGGCAGGCCGTGCGGTTCGCCGCGCCGGCGCTGATGGCCGGCAACGTCGGCATCCTCAAGCACGCGTCGAACGTTCCCCAGAGCGCGCTCTACCTCGCCGACGTCATCGCCCGCGGTGGCTTCCCGGAGGGGTGTTTCCAAACCCTGCTCGTCTCGTCCAGCGCGGTCGAGCGCATCCTGCGCGATCCCCGCGTCGCGGCGGCCACCCTGACCGGCAGCGAACCGGCCGGCCAATCGGTGGCGGCCATCGCCGGCGACGAGATCAAGCCGACCGTGCTCGAGCTCGGCGGCAGCGACCCGTTCATCGTGATGCCGTCGGCCGACTTGGACGAGGCCGCCAAGACCGCGGTCACCGCCCGGGTGCAGAACAACGGCCAGTCCTGCATCGCCGCAAAGCGGTTCATCGTCCACACCGACATCTACGACGCGTTCGTCGACAAGTTCACCAAGCAGATGGAGGCGCTGACCGTCGGCGACCCGACCGACCCGGACACCGACGTAGGCCCGTTGGCCACCGAGTCGGGCCGCGACGAGATCGCCAAGCAGGTCGACGACGCCGCCGCGGCGGGAGCCAAGATCCGGCTCGGCGGCAAGCCCATCGACCGGCCGGGGTGGTACTACCCGCCG
This window harbors:
- a CDS encoding lipase maturation factor family protein translates to MDWFSAPEYWVGRLVLERGTAAIYLLGFVAAAVQFRALIGERGILPIPQFLARQSFWRTPSLFHLRYSDRLFAAVSWFGAALSAAIIAGAADAVPLGAAMAMWLMLWMLYLSIVNVGQTWYSFGWESLLLETGFLMIFLGNHDVAPPVLTLWMVRLLLFRVEFGAGLIKMRGDPCWRDLTCLYYHHETQPMPGPLSWFFHHLPKPLHRIEVAGNHFAQLIVPFGLFAPQPVASVAAAIIVITQLWLVASGNFAWLNWVTIVLAFSAIDDASFALVVPKGFVPAHAGLAPTPLWFVGLVAAVTAAVLFMSYWPLANMLSSRQRMNMSFNSFHLVNTYGAFGSIGRIRREVVIEGTDEEQITRETHWREYEFKGKPGDVCRLPRQWAPYHLRLDWLMWFAAISPGYAQPWLRPFLQRLLENDRPTLRLLRHNPFPDSPPRYVRAQLYQYRFTTPAELRHDRAWWHRALIGGYVPPMALSTTTSAN
- a CDS encoding alpha-(1->3)-arabinofuranosyltransferase domain-containing protein, whose translation is MSRRWLWLVGAIALTLTFAQSPGRISPDTKLDLTANPLRFLARATNLWNSELPFGQAQNQAYGYLFPHGTFFLLGHALGVPGWMTQRLWWALLLTVGFWGLLRVAEALGIGSPTSRVIAAAAFALSPRVLTTLGSISSETLPMMLAPWVLLPTILALRASGGRSVRALAGQAGLAIALMGAVNAIATAAGCLPAVIWWACHRPNRLWWRYTGWWLVALVLATLWWVVALVMLRAISPPFLDFIESSGVTTQWSSLVEMLRGTDSWTPYVAPTATAGAPLVTGSAAVLGTCLVAAAGLAGLARRDMPARGRLVTMLLVGVVLMAAGYSGGLGSPVAHAAQAFLDAGGAPLRNVHKLGSVIRIPVVLGLAQLLGRIPLPGSAPMLVWLRAFAHPERDKRLATAIVVVTALLVSTSLAWTGRLAPPGTFTAIPQYWHEAADWLTEHNTGTPTPGRVLVVPGAPFATQVWGTSHDEPLQVLGASPWGVRDSIPLTPPQTIRALDSVQRLFAAGRPSAGLADTLARQGISYVALRNDLDPDTSRSARPILVHRAIDGSPGLRKVAQFGAPVGPGTLAGFVADSGLRPRYPAVEIFRVGDDSDPATPYFVDTDRLARVDGGPEALLRLDERRRLQGQAPLGPALLTADARGAGLPGDAGVTITDTPVARETDYGRVDQHSSAIRAPGDARHTYNRVPDYPVPGADPVTGAWTGGRITVSSSSSDSTAMPDVAPANSPAAAIDGDSATAWVSNSLQAAVGQWMRIDFDHPVTNAAITLTPSATAVGAQVRRILIETATGSTTLRFDEPGKPLAAALPYGETPWVRITAAGTDDRSAGVQFGITDLSITQYDASGFAHQVDLRHTVRVPGPPPGSPIAGWDLGSELLGRPGCAAAPDGVRCAPSMALAPEEPVNFSRTLTVPAPMSVTPTVWVRPRQGPKLADLIAEPNTAVAHGDSDTVDVLGSAYAAADGDPATAWTAPQRVVQHKTPPTLTLRLPRPTEVTGVRLAPSRSTLPAHPTMVAVNLGDGPQAAALKPDITQTVPLKARVTDTVTISLLNWQDVIDRNALGFDQLKPPGLAEVTALGVDGNPIAPADAARNRTREISIGCDRGPVVAVAGRFMHTAIHTTVGAILDDAPVAAVPCERDPIELPAGQQELLISPGAQFVVDGAELTVPAVTEVARPLRVSSWRAWGSDRREVQAPASSTSRVLVIPESINPGWVARSGAGARLTPIAVNGWQQGWLVPAGDPGTITLTFASNSLYRAGLAVGLALLPLLAMLALWRTRRKEDGDAPARPWRPGPWAAVPALAAAGVIAGLGGVAVMGAALGLRYALRQGHWERLSVLGSAGGLILAGAVLSRQPWRSADGYAGHSAGVQLLALISLAVLAASVVALPERARGARDE